One genomic window of Denticeps clupeoides chromosome 14, fDenClu1.1, whole genome shotgun sequence includes the following:
- the LOC114802909 gene encoding sodium-dependent multivitamin transporter-like, translated as MGDVVQMHFSTVDYVIFALLLVASSGIGLFYAFSGGRQRTTQEFLLADRSMSCLPVSLSLLATFQSAVAILGAPSEIYTHGTQYWFLGCSYFLGLLIPAHVFIPVFYRLRLTSAYQYLELRFNKTVRICGTVTFIFQMVIYMGVVLYAPALALNAVTGFDLWGAVLAMGLVCTLYTTLGGLKAVIWTDVFQTIVMFAGQLAVIVVGAHQEGGIAEVWRKARNGSRIAGLDLNPDPLERHTFWTLGVGGVFLMLALYGVNQAQVQRYLSSRTEKEAVMSCYAVFPCQQIVLTLGCLMGLVMYARYGEESPLDKGYVKTNDQMVLYFVMDVLGQLPGLPGLFVACLFSGALSTISSAFNSLATVTMEDLIKPHFPQMKESRATLISKALALGYGLVCLAMAYIASLMGSVLQAALSIFGMVGGPLLGLFCLGMFFPWANSIGAVTGLVAGLLMAFWVGIGSFVGRVSASAPLPPLNVTVPNVTAVAMTTMGPVTLKPRPSGLQALYSLSYMWYSAHNSTTVVLVGLVVSLLTGPMNEKELTPGTVYPLLGNLLFFLPERFREKLCCIMPLEDKSKMIDRQPYQMAQKENNGVAHPKEEEKLGEGETSAGADEETISCPLTHMVQETAL; from the exons ATGGGAGACGTCGTCCAGATGCACTTCTCCACCGTGGACTACGTGATCTTCGCCCTCCTGCTGGTGGCCTCCTCCGGCATCGGCCTGTTTTACGCCTTCTCGGGCGGCCGCCAGCGGACCACGCAGGAGTTCCTGCTGGCCGACCGCAGCATGAGCTGCCTGCCCGTCTCGCTCTCGCTGCTGGCCACCTTCCAGTCGGCCGTGGCCATCCTGGGCGCGCCCTCCGAGATCTACACCCACGGCACCCAGTACTGGTTCCTGGGGTGTTCCTACTTCCTGGGCCTCCTCATCCCTGCCCATGTCTTCATCCCGGTCTTCTACAGGCTCCGCCTCACCAGTGCCTACCAG TACCTCGAGCTCCGCTTTAACAAGACGGTCCGGATTTGTGGAACTGTGACTTTCATATTCCAAATG GTCATTTATATGGGAGTGGTGCTGTATGCTCCGGCCCTGGCTCTAAATGCAG TGACTGGATTTGACCTCTGGGGGGCAGTGCTGGCCATGGGGCTCGTTTGCACTTTGTACACGACGCTG GGAGGCCTGAAGGCCGTGATCTGGACGGACGTGTTCCAGACCATCGTCATGTTCGCAGGGCAGCTGGCGGTGATCGTGGTGGGCGCGCACCAGGAGGGGGGCATCGCTGAGGTGTGGAGGAAGGCTCGCAACGGGAGTCGCATCGCGGGCTTGGA CCTGAACCCCGACCCCCTGGAGCGGCACACCTTCTGGAccctgggggtggggggcgtcTTCCTCATGCTGGCCCTGTATGGGGTGAACCAGGCCCAGGTGCAGCGGTACCTCAGTTCCCGCACCGAGAAGGAGGCCGTCAT GTCGTGCTATGCAGTGTTTCCATGCCAGCAGATCGTGCTGACGCTGGGCTGCTTGATGGGACTGGTCATGTATGCTCGATACGGGGAGGAGAGTCCTCTCGATAAGGGCTATGTGAAGACCAATGACCAG ATGGTGCTGTACTTCGTCATGGACGTGCTGGGACAGCTCCCCGGCCTTCCAGGACTGTTTGTAGCCTGTCTGTTCAGCGGGGCTCTGAG CACGATCTCATCTGCGTTCAATTCCTTGGCGACCGTAACGATGGAGGACCTGATCAAGCCCCACTTCCCCCAGATGAAGGAGTCCCGGGCCACGCTGATCTCCAAAGCCCTCG CGCTGGGTTACGGCCTGGTGTGCCTGGCCATGGCCTACATCGCCTCCCTGATGGGCTCCGTGCTGCAG GCGGCGCTCAGTATTTTCGGGATGGTGGGTGGTCCGCTCCTTGGCCTGTTCTGTCTGGGAATGTTCTTCCCCTGGGCTAACTCCATC GGCGCCGTGACGGGCCTGGTGGCCGGCCTGCTCATGGCTTTCTGGGTGGGCATCGGCAGCTTCGTCGGTCGCGTGTCGGCCAGCGCCCCTCTGCCGCCGCTGAATGTCACTGTGCCCAATGTGACTGCTGTCGCCATGACAACCATGGGCCCTGTCACTCTGAAGCCCAG GCCCAGTGGACTGCAGGCCCTGTACTCCCTGTCCTACATGTGGTACAGCGCTCATAACTCCACCACCGTGGTGCTGGTGGGGCTGGTGGTGAGCCTCCTCACTG GTCCCATGAATGAGAAGGAGTTGACCCCAGGCACCGTGTACCCACTGCTGGGGAACCTGCTGTTCTTCCTGCCAGAACGATTCAGGGAGAAGCTCTGCTGCATTATGCCACTGGAGGACAAG TCGAAGATGATAGACAGACAGCCCTACCAGATGGCGCAGAAGGAGAACAACGGTGTAGCTCACCccaaagaagaggaaaaacTGGGCGAAGGGGAGACCTCAGCAGGGGCGGATGAAGAGACCATCTCATGTCCTTTGACCCACATGGTACAGGAGACGGCCTTGTGA
- the LOC114802925 gene encoding transcription factor 23-like, whose translation MDESAQEDTVPTPAKMGAAREARLLGKRRGPSARKQAKKWTDPDAGAKSHTSPENAARERSRVRNLREAFHRLQAALPSVPPDTKLSKLDVLVLAANYIAHLTEVLDQGAALNEYPSRAGGFLHPVKKWPMRSLLYCGSVGELLTGVPANQDDSATSTPVAGVDSLPAL comes from the exons ATGGACGAGAGCGCGCAGGAGGACACCGTGCCCACCCCGGCCAAGATGGGCGCCGCGAGGGAGGCGAGGCTGCTCGGCAAGAGACGCGGCCCGTCGGCACGGAAACAGGCCAAGAAGTGG ACGGACCCGGACGCGGGGGCGAAGAGCCACACGTCCCCCGAGAACGCGGCGAGGGAGAGGAGCCGCGTGAGGAACCTGCGCGAGGCCTTCCACAGGCTGCAGGCGGCCCTGCCCTCCGTGCCCCCCGACACCAAGCTGTCCAAGCTGGACGTGCTCGTCCTGGCCGCCAACTACATCGCCCACCTGACCGAGGTCCTGGACCAGGGCGCCGCCCTGAACGAGTACCCCAGCAGAGCCGGGGGCTTCCTGCACCCAGTCAAG AAGTGGCCAATGCGCTCCCTGCTGTACTGCGGAAGCGTGGGGGAGCTGCTGACGGGCGTCCCGGCCAACCAGGACGATTCCGCCACGTCCACACCGGTGGCCGGCGTGGACTCTCTTCCTGCACTTTAA
- the ephx1 gene encoding epoxide hydrolase 1, with product MLLEVLLALVLGAVVLLVLRRSKAAVLKTEDGWWGAGSPPAGAEDESIRPFRVETSREEIEDLQRRIDQTRPVPSLEDSQFNYGFNSTYLQKVAAYWRNEFNWSKQVDKLNQYPHFKTKIEGIDVHYVHVKPKNLPEGRTAVPLIMVHGWPGSFYEFYGILPLLTEPANADDVAFEVICPSIPGYGFSEAPRKKGFNSVCAARVFLKLMRRLGFGRFYAQGGDWGWQITTNMAQLDPTAVKGLHINFAPVENVGPLVILSILLGRRFPGLFGFTELDVKRLYPRVEKMLVEPLKETGYFHIQATKPDTAGRGLNDSPVGLAAYILEKFSTWTDHEFRNLEDGGLERKFSLEDLLTNVMIYWTTGSITSSMRFYKENFAKGFYPPHARIPVTVPTGVAAFPNELMHTPKLWAKQKNHKLKTYTTMARGGHFAAMEEPGLMAQDIQKFIKVVEGKK from the exons ATGCTCCTCGAGGTCCTGCTGGCGCTCGTCCTGGGCGCCGTAGTCCTGCTGGTGCTGAGGAGAAGCAAGGCCGCGGTCCTGAAGACAGAAGATGGCTGGTGGGGCGCCGGCTCTCCTCCGGCGGGAGCGGAGGACGAGAGCATCCGGCCCTTTCGAGTAGAAACCTCCCGGGAGGAAATCGAG GATTTGCAGCGGAGAATTGACCAGACACGGCCTGTTCCTTCTCTGGAGGACAGTCAGTTCAACTACGGCTTCAACTCCACTTACCTCCAGAAGGTCGCGGCCTACTGGAGGAACGAGTTCAACTGGAGCAAGCAAGTGGACAAGCTGAACCAATATCCCCACTTCAAAACCAAAATCGAAG GGATCGATGTCCACTATGTTCACGTAAAGCCCAAGAACCTTCCGGAGGGCAGGACTGCTGTGCCGCTAATTATGGTGCACGGCTGGCCCGGATCTTTTTACGAGTTCTACGGAATTCTGCCCCTTCTCACCGAGCCCGCTAATGCGGACGACGTCGCCTTCGAGGTCATTTGCCCCTCCATTCCAGGCTACGGCTTTTCCGAGGCCCCGCGTAAGAAAG GTTTCAACTCGGTCTGCGCCGCTCGAGTCTTCCTCAAGCTGATGAGGAGGCTGGGCTTCGGCCGCTTCTACGCTCAAGGAGGCGACTGGGGCTGGCAGATCACCACCAACATGGCGCAGCTGGACCCCAC GGCGGTAAAAGGTCTGCACATCAACTTCGCCCCCGTGGAAAACGTCGGCCCGCTCGTCATCCTGTCCATCCTACTGGGCCGCCGGTTCCCCGGCCTGTTCGGCTTCACAGAGCTCGACGTGAAGAGACTGTACCCCCGCGTGGAGAAGATGCTGGTGGAGCCGTTAAAGGAGACGGGGTACTTTCACATCCAGGCCACCAAACCAGACACAGCAG GGCGCGGACTCAACGACTCCCCCGTTGGCCTGGCCGCCTACATATTGGAGAAGTTTTCTACCTGGACAGACCATGAGTTCAGGAACCTTGAGGACGGAGGGCTGGAGAG AAAATTTTCCCTGGAGGACCTTCTGACCAACGTGATGATCTACTGGACAACTGGCTCCATCACTTCTTCAATGAGATTCTACAAGGAGAATTTTGCCAAAGGCTTCTACCCGCCTCACGCCAG GATCCCCGTGACCGTGCCCACTGGCGTGGCCGCCTTCCCCAACGAGCTGATGCACACGCCCAAGCTGTGGGCCAAGCAGAAGAACCACAAGCTGAAGACCTACACCACCATGGCCCGCGGAGGACACTTTGCCGCCATGGAGGAGCCGGGGCTCATGGCGCAGGACATCCAGAAGTTCATCAAGGTCGTGGAGGGGAAGAAGTAG
- the srp9 gene encoding signal recognition particle 9 kDa protein, whose protein sequence is MPYYQTWEEFARAAEKLYLTDPMKVRVVLKYRHCDGNLCMKVTDDAVCLQYKTDQAQDVKKIDKLHGKLMRLMVSKESHSGAMETD, encoded by the exons atgcCGTACTATCAAACGTGGGAAGAGTTCGCCAGAGCGGCAGAGAAACTTTATTTGACGGATCCAATGAAg gTGCGGGTGGTCCTGAAGTACCGACACTGCGACGGGAACCTCTGCATGAAAGTAACGGACGACGCCGTG TGCCTGCAGTACAAGACCGACCAGGCCCAGGACGTGAAGAAGATCGACAAGCTTCACGGGAAGCTGATGAGGCTCATGGTGTCCAAGGAGTCCCACAGCGGCGCGATGGAAACGGACTGA